DNA from Roseimicrobium sp. ORNL1:
CATCCGGCGTCCACGTGAAGTCGTGCAGCGCATGGTGCGAGTCCTCCGTGCCGAATCCCGTGAGCACGATGCTGCGCGAGTCCATCTTGTCGTCGCCATCCTCGTCATGCAGGAAGGTGAGGTGCGGCTGCTCGCTGCAGTACAGCCCGCCCTTCGCGAACTCGAAGGAGAGTGGCACGTTCAGCCCCTCGGCGAAGACCTTGCACGTGTCCGCCTTGCCGTCGTGATTCGTGTCCTCCAGGATCACAATCTTGTCATTCGGTTCCTGCCCCGGCGTCACCTGCGGATACGTCGTGGAGCAGGAAACCCAGAGGCGGCCCTTCGTATCCCAGCGCATCTGGATGGGCTTGGCGAGATCCGGAAACTGTTCTTCCGACGCGAAGAGATTTACCTCGAAGCGCGGGTCCACACGGAAGGCATCCTGCTCGCCCGCGGGCGTGGCCCATTCATTGATGGGGCGGTCGCCGGTAATCTTCGGCAGAGGGGTCGTCTTGCTGTCATCCACGACATCCGGCACTGCTTTGCCCTGCGCAATGTCCCACGCGCGGCGCTCGCGGTTTACGGTCATCTCCTCCAGCTTCTGCAGTTCCCCGGGGAAATTCGCCACGCCATACGGCTCCTTCCTTCCACCGGTGATGTAAAAGAGATTCAGCGGGCGGTATTTCCGCATGAACTGGCGGTTCTTGTCCTCGAGGGCTTCCTTGAGCTTCACCGGAACCTCCTTGGGTGTCTCACTGAAGAGTCCCTGGAAGAGAATCTCGCCGAACGGTCGATAGCCTGCATCGTTAAGGTGGATGCCGTTGTCGGTGGCGGGCGAGCCGGAAGCGGCGCGCTTCACGAACTCCTCATGCATGGGATGGAGGGCATCCACAAATCCCACGCCTTCCGCCTCGGCGACGGCTTTCATGGCACTCGTGTATTGCGACAGGTAATGACTGTTCGCCGACCGTACACCTTCCGGCAGCTGGGATGCTTTAATCTTCTCCTGTGGAATGGGCGACACCAGCACGATGACAGGCGCCGATTTCCCGTTGTACTGATGTGCCCGCAGCCCCGCAATGAAGATGCGCAGGTTGTGCTCGAAGTCGGCAAGTCCCACCGGGCCGCGGAAGGACTCGTTGAAGCCATACCCCGCGATGATGATGTCCGCCTTCGCCTCCGTGAGGTGCTGGTGCATGTCGCCGTAGTTCTCGGGTCGAGGCTGCACAGTGATCTCATCCCCCGGCCAGGCCAGTGTGCGGATAACCGGCTCTTCACTGGCAAACCGCTGCAGCACCATGCCCTCGAACCAAGCATGCTCCTGCATCCGCTCGATGAGGGCGTTTCCGATGAGGACAATGCGTGTACCCTTCTTCACCTCCAGCGGGAGTGGAGAAGCGGCGTGCAAGGCGGAGCAGGCAACGAGCAGGAAAGTGGTAAGAGAGCGGAGCATGGCGGAAACCCAGTGAACACTTCGAGCGATTGGGATGTTGCAGCAAAAGCCGAAGGCCCCGCATTCCCCTCTGCTGCTTTGTTGCTTTGCGTTAAAAAAATCCGCTCGCGAAGGGACTCGCGAGGTACGTTAATGCGCCCATCCTCCTCCCGCATGTCCACGAGTCCCGAAGAAGCCCTGGCAGAGCGTGAGCGCTTCCTGAAGCAGCTCTCGCCGGACACTGCGTTCTACCGGCTCTTCGACCATATGCCGGACGTCTCCTTCTTCGCGAAGGACCGCAGCTTCCGCTTCATCTGTGCCAGCCGCCGGTTCTACGAGCGGTTCGGTTTCTCCGCGGAATGGGAACTGCTTGGCAAAAACGATTTCGACATCTTCCCACCGCGCCTCGCGGAGAACTTCCGTCGCGATGACGAGCTCGTGATGGGTAGCGGCGAGCCGAAGCTGAACATCGTGGAGCTCTTCTTCACCCAGCAGGGCATCCCTGATTGGTTCGTGACCAACAAGCTTCCGCTGAAGGACCGCAAGGGAAAGGTCATCGGCGTGATGGGCACGGTGCAGAGCTATGAAGGGCGCAAGCAACTCCTGCAGCCCTACCTCCAGCTCGACCGCGCCGTGACCTACATCCGCGAGCACTTCCGCACCGGTGTGACCGTGGCGGAGCTGGCCGAGATTGTGCACCTCTCACCGCGACAGCTTCATCGCAAATTCGTGGAGACCTTCGGCAGCAGCCCGCAGTCCTTCATCATGAAGCTGCGCATCCAGGCCGCGTGCGAGGCCCTGCAGAAGGAAAGCAGTCAAATCGGCGAAGTCGCCCGCGAGATGGGCTTCTGCGACCAGAGTTCGTTCACGCAGCAGTTCCAGAAGCACGTGGGGCTCACGCCCATGCGGTACCAGCGGCAGTTCCGGCTGCGAGTTGGTTGATGGTCTA
Protein-coding regions in this window:
- a CDS encoding AraC family transcriptional regulator translates to MSTSPEEALAERERFLKQLSPDTAFYRLFDHMPDVSFFAKDRSFRFICASRRFYERFGFSAEWELLGKNDFDIFPPRLAENFRRDDELVMGSGEPKLNIVELFFTQQGIPDWFVTNKLPLKDRKGKVIGVMGTVQSYEGRKQLLQPYLQLDRAVTYIREHFRTGVTVAELAEIVHLSPRQLHRKFVETFGSSPQSFIMKLRIQAACEALQKESSQIGEVAREMGFCDQSSFTQQFQKHVGLTPMRYQRQFRLRVG